In Osmia bicornis bicornis chromosome 10, iOsmBic2.1, whole genome shotgun sequence, one genomic interval encodes:
- the LOC114874198 gene encoding KAT8 regulatory NSL complex subunit 2 isoform X2: MFRIPKTMPVNTTVATKRPKQTQTCLYSSYECTQPCLEGYNYCAKHILEDPNAPFKQCGFVYNTNGRKCQNPAPRFDRRDISYCAEHTRKAQIARIKSTARHSLPQTPEMLLLNLSHYVKRTDSSTEDTEDDDGKIKALDPFTEVDAYRVNASGCDILDYASSSDSDVEPTVVSDTLRGSYLDDSDNESLYSAQEDPLKHAGVFTAEEVIYIAREKLIRLQSLYIDQFRRLQYILKEKRRKYLHALKKEKETLCSIHDQPKESAKEKKIYEKLKALNRYHRRSGVEAVLYKKSLERRAQATDGSAQKVPSVSKCIFTEGGVKCGERTLPAAKHCRKHILKDQHQVLFKACGAVRADIECHEPVPVIFDTNCVFHMNLPSECKLESMKFKKSKPEPQKISASDNNQSMEIDVVGEIQDIDPDDDMAGLMREMSDAAHMKPVFNESLNSEASTDTAFSLSAQMSDRDDLVSM; encoded by the exons ATGTTTCGGATCCCAAAAACAATGCCTGTGAATACTACTGTTGCTACAAAAAGACCAAAACAAACTCAAACATGTTTGTACTCATCTTATGAATGTACACAGCCTTGTCTTGAGGGATATAATTATTGTGCTAAACATATTCTTGAAGATCCAAATGCACCTTTTAAACAGTGTGGCTTTGTATATAATACTAATGGCAGGAAATGCCAGAATCCTGCACCAAGATTTGATAGAAGGGATATTTC GTATTGTGCTGAACATACAAGGAAAGCTCAGATAGCACGTATAAAATCAACAGCACGTCATTCTTTACCACAAACACCTGAAATGCTCTTACTTAATTTAAGTCACTATGTTAAGAGGACAGATTCAAGCACAGAAGATACTGAAGATGATGATGGAAAAATTAAGGCACTAGATCCTTTTA cTGAAGTTGATGCATACAGAGTAAATGCTAGTGGATGTGATATTTTAGACTATGCAAGTTCTTCTGACAGTGATGTTGAACCTACAGTAGTAAGTGATACTTTAAGAGGAAGTTATCTTGATGATAGtgacaatgaaagtttgtaCAGTGCACAAGAAGATCCCTTAAA gCATGCTGGAGTCTTTACTGCTGAAGAAGTGATCTACATTGCACGGGAGAAATTAATTAGGTTACAATCCCTTTATATAGATCAGTTTAGAAGACtgcaatatattttaaaagaaaaaagacgaaaatatttacatgcacttaaaaaggaaaaagaaacactATGTAGTATACACGATCAACCCAAAGAAAGtgcaaaagagaaaaagatttatgaaaaattaaaagccTTAAATCGTTATCATAGGCGAAGTGGCGTTGAGGCTGTATTGTATAAAAAGTCATTAGAACGCCGAGCACAG gCAACCGATGGGTCCGCGCAAAAAGTACCAAGCGTATCAAAATGTATCTTTACAGAAGGTGGAGTAAAATGCGGAGAAAGAACTCTTCCTGCTGCAAAACATTGTCGTAAACATATTCTTAAA GATCAACATCAAGTATTATTTAAAGCATGTGGAGCAGTACGAGCGGATATCGAATGTCATGAACCAGTACCTGTAATTTTTGACACAAATTGTGTGTTTCATATGAATTTACCATCTGAATGCAAACTAGAATCTATGAAG TTCAAAAAATCAAAACCCGAACCGCAGAAAATATCTGCGTCGGATAACAATCAATCTATGGAGATTGATGTGGTAGGTGAGATTCAAGATATCGATCCAGACGATGATATGGCAGGGTTAATGAGAGAAATGAGTGACGCCGCACACATGAAACCAGTATTTAACGAAAGTTTGAATAGCGAAGCTAGCACGGACACAGCATTTAGTTTATCGGCACAAATGAGTGATAGAGATGACCTTGTATCTATGTGA
- the LOC114874198 gene encoding KAT8 regulatory NSL complex subunit 2 isoform X1 — MFRIPKTMPVNTTVATKRPKQTQTCLYSSYECTQPCLEGYNYCAKHILEDPNAPFKQCGFVYNTNGRKCQNPAPRFDRRDISYCAEHTRKAQIARIKSTARHSLPQTPEMLLLNLSHYVKRTDSSTEDTEDDDGKIKALDPFTEVDAYRVNASGCDILDYASSSDSDVEPTVVSDTLRGSYLDDSDNESLYSAQEDPLNINFLRHAGVFTAEEVIYIAREKLIRLQSLYIDQFRRLQYILKEKRRKYLHALKKEKETLCSIHDQPKESAKEKKIYEKLKALNRYHRRSGVEAVLYKKSLERRAQATDGSAQKVPSVSKCIFTEGGVKCGERTLPAAKHCRKHILKDQHQVLFKACGAVRADIECHEPVPVIFDTNCVFHMNLPSECKLESMKFKKSKPEPQKISASDNNQSMEIDVVGEIQDIDPDDDMAGLMREMSDAAHMKPVFNESLNSEASTDTAFSLSAQMSDRDDLVSM; from the exons ATGTTTCGGATCCCAAAAACAATGCCTGTGAATACTACTGTTGCTACAAAAAGACCAAAACAAACTCAAACATGTTTGTACTCATCTTATGAATGTACACAGCCTTGTCTTGAGGGATATAATTATTGTGCTAAACATATTCTTGAAGATCCAAATGCACCTTTTAAACAGTGTGGCTTTGTATATAATACTAATGGCAGGAAATGCCAGAATCCTGCACCAAGATTTGATAGAAGGGATATTTC GTATTGTGCTGAACATACAAGGAAAGCTCAGATAGCACGTATAAAATCAACAGCACGTCATTCTTTACCACAAACACCTGAAATGCTCTTACTTAATTTAAGTCACTATGTTAAGAGGACAGATTCAAGCACAGAAGATACTGAAGATGATGATGGAAAAATTAAGGCACTAGATCCTTTTA cTGAAGTTGATGCATACAGAGTAAATGCTAGTGGATGTGATATTTTAGACTATGCAAGTTCTTCTGACAGTGATGTTGAACCTACAGTAGTAAGTGATACTTTAAGAGGAAGTTATCTTGATGATAGtgacaatgaaagtttgtaCAGTGCACAAGAAGATCCCTTAAA tattaattttttaaggCATGCTGGAGTCTTTACTGCTGAAGAAGTGATCTACATTGCACGGGAGAAATTAATTAGGTTACAATCCCTTTATATAGATCAGTTTAGAAGACtgcaatatattttaaaagaaaaaagacgaaaatatttacatgcacttaaaaaggaaaaagaaacactATGTAGTATACACGATCAACCCAAAGAAAGtgcaaaagagaaaaagatttatgaaaaattaaaagccTTAAATCGTTATCATAGGCGAAGTGGCGTTGAGGCTGTATTGTATAAAAAGTCATTAGAACGCCGAGCACAG gCAACCGATGGGTCCGCGCAAAAAGTACCAAGCGTATCAAAATGTATCTTTACAGAAGGTGGAGTAAAATGCGGAGAAAGAACTCTTCCTGCTGCAAAACATTGTCGTAAACATATTCTTAAA GATCAACATCAAGTATTATTTAAAGCATGTGGAGCAGTACGAGCGGATATCGAATGTCATGAACCAGTACCTGTAATTTTTGACACAAATTGTGTGTTTCATATGAATTTACCATCTGAATGCAAACTAGAATCTATGAAG TTCAAAAAATCAAAACCCGAACCGCAGAAAATATCTGCGTCGGATAACAATCAATCTATGGAGATTGATGTGGTAGGTGAGATTCAAGATATCGATCCAGACGATGATATGGCAGGGTTAATGAGAGAAATGAGTGACGCCGCACACATGAAACCAGTATTTAACGAAAGTTTGAATAGCGAAGCTAGCACGGACACAGCATTTAGTTTATCGGCACAAATGAGTGATAGAGATGACCTTGTATCTATGTGA
- the LOC114874197 gene encoding zinc transporter foi-like has translation MSHHFVTVCVVCVLCAAHTPCSAHTEFSTAGQTIYNSVKSEELPDSNEQLQPSWLLMKYKETQQRDVKKINSNNPSASNDGTVKSSNVLDNNNNSSNLLAPIATNEAKVENEETVKPDENIKNIPITEEDPTTSKNVEILERLGQIEIIYKGELNSDQNSLNRVRNKRNVDIIDEKYFMKKIFETYGDGTSVTMEGFEKLLKKLGLLRLLTDISRLEEHNIVTSQHENPIDKLTNSQNSGLTDHENEVRKERCLSSKELLSTVARDIPYNFNTNNNSTLPSWLFERVCPALVYQLAGESSSERNGCIRVPENYKPIIVNKYPGEDMTRNMVQVWAYSTISILIISLCGLLGVAVIPFMGKVYYHQLLQFLVALAVGTLCGDALIHLLPHAMMSHDHGHEHSSNDDNHDTDHKEQHNMNMWKGLVAMMGLALFFFTEKALMMLAEWRKLRQRRNKLPSRVRVMRETDGPNSNVVGEKLCKHKYSSYPYCYGEISTDTQDNHHNRQHNNHERPPVIEEEKPLTSNCNSVSKIMTNDVEKKLNEDWRLEDSIVNPKKNTDGADVPLNESESYTVIIREHETKHHGHTHSHGHVHSAPESMSSVAWMVVMGDGLHNFTDGMAIGAAFSANIAGGFSTAIAVFCHELPHEIGDFAVLLKAGMSAKQAVFYNLLSSILCLFGMIFGVLLGSTPAVSSWMFAAAAGMFIYIALVDMIPELSSSHSVDRSFHLQCILQALGLSCGLGIMLIIALYEHDLKNIFSD, from the exons ATGTCACATCACTTTGTCACAGTCTGTGTAGTATGCGTTTTATGCGCTGCACATACTCCTTGTTCAGCACATACAGAATTCTCAACTGCTGGACAAACAATTTATAATTCTGTCAAATCTGAGGAGCTACCAGATTCTAATGAGCAATTACAACCATCATGGTTACTAATGAAGTACAAAGAAACACAACAGAGGGAtgtgaaaaaaattaattcaaataatCCAAGTGCTTCTAATGATGGTACTGTTAAATCCTCTAATGTATtagataataataacaatagttctAACTTGTTGGCACCAATTGCCACGAATGAAGCTAAAgtggaaaatgaagaaactgTAAAACCTGATGAAAACATCAAAAATATTCCAATAACAGAAGAAGATCCTACAACCTcaaaaaatgtagaaatatTGGAAAGGCTGGGCCAAATTGAAATCATTTATAAAGGAGAATTGAATTCAGATCAAAATTCTCTCAACAGGGTTAGAAATAAGAGAAATGTAGATATTATAGATGAAAAGTATttcatgaaaaaaatttttgaaacttaTGGAGATGGTACAAGCGTAACAATGGAAGGTTttgaaaagttattaaaaaaattaggaTTATTAAGGTTATTAACAGATATATCTAGATTGGAAGAACATAATATTGTTACTAGTCAGCATGAAAATCCAATAG ataAATTAACGAATTCACAAAACAGTGGCCTAACAGATCATGAAAATGAAGTTAGGAAAGAACGG TGCTTAAGTAGCAAAGAATTACTAAGTACTGTTGCAAGAGATATACCCTATAATTTCAACACTAATAATAATTCGACATTACCAAGTTGGCTTTTTGAACGCGTGTGTCCAGCTCTTGTTTATCAACTAGCAGGTGAATCAAGTTCAGAGAGAAATGGATGTATTCGCGTACCAGAGAATTATAAGCCAATAATAGTTAATAAATACCCTGGAGAAGACATGACACGTAATATGGTTCAAG TATGGGCCTATTCTACGATCAGTATTCTAATAATCAGTCTGTGTGGTTTACTTGGTGTAGCTGTTATACCTTTTATGGGTAAAGTTTATTACCATCAGTTATTGCAATTTCTAGTTGCTCTTGCCGTAGGAACATTGTGCGGCGATGCTCTTATTCACCTTTTACCACAT GCAATGATGTCTCATGATCATGGTCATGAACATAGCTCTAACGATGATAATCATGACACAGATCACAAGGAACAACACAATATGAACATGTGGAAGGGACTGGTTGCGATGATGGGTCTCGCGTTATTCTTTTTTACGGAAAAAGCTTTGATGATGTTAGCGGAATGGAGAAAACTTCGACAACGGCGCAACAAG TTGCCTTCACGCGTCAGAGTAATGAGAGAAACTGATGGACCAAACAGCAATGTTGTTGGAGAAAAACTCTGCAAACACAAATATTCATCGTATCCATACTGTTACGGTGAAATCAGTACGGATACTCAAG ATAATCATCATAATCGTCAACACAATAATCATGAAAGGCCTCCTGTgatcgaagaagaaaaaccTTTAACATCGAATTGCAATTCGGTTTCAAAAATTATGACCAATGAtgtagaaaagaaattaaacgaaGATTGGAGGCTAGAGGATTCGATAGTAAATCCGAAAAAAAATACTGACGGTGCAGATGTACCATTAAACGAGTCTGAAAGttatactgttattatacgtgaACATGAAACAAAACACCATGGTCATACTCACTCACATG gTCACGTTCATTCTGCACCTGAATCAATGTCGAGCGTTGCTTGGATGGTAGTAATGGGTGATGGTTTGCACAATTTTACAGATGGCATGGCTATAGGTGCTGCTTTTTCGGCAAATATAGCAGGTGGATTTTCTACAGCTATAGCTGTATTTTGCCACGAATTACCCCATGAAATAG GAGACTTTGCAGTTCTATTAAAAGCCGGAATGAGTGCTAAACAGGCtgttttttataatttgttatcTTCCATTCTTTGTTTGTTCGGTATGATATTTGGTGTATTATTAGGAAGTACACCCGCTGTAAGTAGTTGGATgtttgctgctgctgcaggaATGTTTATATATATAGCATTAGTAGACATG ATTCCAGAATTATCTTCAAGTCACTCTGTGGATCGTAGTTTTCACCTGCAATGTATTTTACAAGCATTAGGACTATCATGTGGTCTTGGAATAATGTTAATTATAGCATTATACGAACATGATCTTAAGAATATATTCAGCGATTAA